From a region of the Triticum aestivum cultivar Chinese Spring chromosome 7D, IWGSC CS RefSeq v2.1, whole genome shotgun sequence genome:
- the LOC123171590 gene encoding uncharacterized protein isoform X1, translating into MSGEDVRKVSRQDIQLVQNLIERCLQLYMNQKEVIDTLSLEAKIEPSFTELVWQKLEEENREFFKAYYLRLMLKNQITAFNKLLEDQFQLMNKDYSSGIPSMPLTNGSNSTTLKQNLCFLPESGPISAMPNGVMRNGSSGGLVNGTSSGDHSIYGGKDIHGPHSSMDASTNVLPAQNASALLYGADNNGTTIKTESSYSSNADFAFCGNAFLESCQSIGDASGGSFSSSDLNGQPLNDALLDMESSSFGFLSQIPRNFSFSDLTEGFNQNTEVLENYGRSPFLSSEPNNFSDSTGGEHTG; encoded by the exons ATGTCGGGGGAGGACGTCCGCAAGGTCTCTCGCCAGGACATACAGCTC GTCCAGAATCTCATCGAGCGCTGTCTCCAGCTGTATATGAACCAGAAAGAAGTGATTGATACCCTCTCCCTTGAGGCCAAGATAGAACCGAGCTTTACTGAACTTG TTTGGCAAAAACTTGAGGAAGAGAACCGTGAATTTTTTAAGGCATACTATTTGAGGCTGATGCTTAAGAATCAAATAACGGCCTTCAACAAGCTTCTTGAGGATCAGTTCCAGCTTATGAACAAAGACTATTCTTCAGGGATCCCTTCTATGCCTCTTACTAATGGCTCCAACTCCACAACAT TGAAGCAAAACTTGTGCTTTTTACCAGAGTCTGGTCCCATATCTGCAATGCCAAATGGTGTGATGCGCAATGGAAGTTCAGGTGGTTTAGTAAATGGAACATCATCTGGTGATCATTCAATTTATGGTGGTAAAGACATTCATGGTCCTCATAGTAGCATGGATGCTTCAACCAACGTGCTACCAGCCCAAAATGCATCTGCTCTGCTGTATGGTGCAGATAATAATGGTACAACAATAAAGACAGAGTCAAGCTATTCGAGCAACGCTGATTTTGCTTTCTGTGGGAACGCTTTCCTTGAATCATGCCAATCAATTGGCGATGCCTCGGGTGGTTCCTTTAGCAGCTCAGATTTGAACGGGCAACCACTGAATGATGCACTTTTGGATATGGAGTCATCGTCATTTGGCTTCTTGAGCCAGATTCCCCGGAATTTCAGTTTTTCAGACTTAACAGAGGGGTTCAATCAAAATACAG AAGTATTAGAGAATTATGGCAGGTCGCCATTTCTCTCATCTGAGCCAAATAACTTCTCAGATTCTACAGGTGGAGAACATACAG GCTGA
- the LOC123171590 gene encoding uncharacterized protein isoform X2 — protein MSGEDVRKVQNLIERCLQLYMNQKEVIDTLSLEAKIEPSFTELVWQKLEEENREFFKAYYLRLMLKNQITAFNKLLEDQFQLMNKDYSSGIPSMPLTNGSNSTTLKQNLCFLPESGPISAMPNGVMRNGSSGGLVNGTSSGDHSIYGGKDIHGPHSSMDASTNVLPAQNASALLYGADNNGTTIKTESSYSSNADFAFCGNAFLESCQSIGDASGGSFSSSDLNGQPLNDALLDMESSSFGFLSQIPRNFSFSDLTEGFNQNTEVLENYGRSPFLSSEPNNFSDSTGGEHTG, from the exons ATGTCGGGGGAGGACGTCCGCAAG GTCCAGAATCTCATCGAGCGCTGTCTCCAGCTGTATATGAACCAGAAAGAAGTGATTGATACCCTCTCCCTTGAGGCCAAGATAGAACCGAGCTTTACTGAACTTG TTTGGCAAAAACTTGAGGAAGAGAACCGTGAATTTTTTAAGGCATACTATTTGAGGCTGATGCTTAAGAATCAAATAACGGCCTTCAACAAGCTTCTTGAGGATCAGTTCCAGCTTATGAACAAAGACTATTCTTCAGGGATCCCTTCTATGCCTCTTACTAATGGCTCCAACTCCACAACAT TGAAGCAAAACTTGTGCTTTTTACCAGAGTCTGGTCCCATATCTGCAATGCCAAATGGTGTGATGCGCAATGGAAGTTCAGGTGGTTTAGTAAATGGAACATCATCTGGTGATCATTCAATTTATGGTGGTAAAGACATTCATGGTCCTCATAGTAGCATGGATGCTTCAACCAACGTGCTACCAGCCCAAAATGCATCTGCTCTGCTGTATGGTGCAGATAATAATGGTACAACAATAAAGACAGAGTCAAGCTATTCGAGCAACGCTGATTTTGCTTTCTGTGGGAACGCTTTCCTTGAATCATGCCAATCAATTGGCGATGCCTCGGGTGGTTCCTTTAGCAGCTCAGATTTGAACGGGCAACCACTGAATGATGCACTTTTGGATATGGAGTCATCGTCATTTGGCTTCTTGAGCCAGATTCCCCGGAATTTCAGTTTTTCAGACTTAACAGAGGGGTTCAATCAAAATACAG AAGTATTAGAGAATTATGGCAGGTCGCCATTTCTCTCATCTGAGCCAAATAACTTCTCAGATTCTACAGGTGGAGAACATACAG GCTGA
- the LOC123171591 gene encoding thylakoid lumenal 16.5 kDa protein, chloroplastic — MVPMVTEAWTLAGCGGAAASKPLPAQDVPVLLHPTAKKPASSRAVAVAKSAGQDGRRDAAVVGRRRGIASCLLAALALAGSSSAGGAARAAILEADDDLELLERVKEDKKKRLQKQGIINSSAAETGYLQDLVYKLSKVGQAIDKDDLAAAGDVLGPASDAPWVQNVNAAFSKFSSSTEEKSAVDSFNSSLSSLFTSVSKSDINSSKSAFVSSATALEKWVELAGLTGKLKGF, encoded by the exons ATGGTTCCCATGGTCACCGAGGCGTGGACGCTCGCCGGGTGCGGCGGGGCCGCGGCGTCCAAGCCTTTGCCGGCTCAGGACGTCCCCGTGCTGCTGCATCCTACCGCCAAGAAACCCGCCTCGTCGAGAGCGGTGGCCGTGGCGAAGAGCGCAGGCCAGGATGGCCGGCGCGACGCCGCCGTCGTCGGGAGGCGCCGGGGCATCGCGTCGTGCCTGCTGGCCGCGCTCGCGCTGGCCGGCTCCTCCTCCGCCGGCGGCGCCGCGCGGGCCGCCATCCTGGAGGCCGACGACGACCTGGAGCTGCTGGAGCGCGTCAAGGAGGACAAGAAGAAACGGCTCCAGAAGCAGGGGATCATCAACTCCTCCGCCGCCGAGACAG GGTACTTGCAGGACCTGGTGTACAAGCTGAGCAAGGTGGGGCAGGCCATTGACAAGgacgacctcgccgccgccggcgacgtcctCGGCCCCGCCTCCGACGCGCCGTGGGTGCAGAACGTCAATGCAGCTTTCTCCAAG TTCAGCTCAAGCACCGAGGAGAAGAGTGCAGTGGACAGCTTCAACTCCTCGCTGTCCTCCTTATTCACATCAG TGAGCAAGAGCGACATCAACTCGTCCAAGTCGGCGTTCGTATCGTCAGCGACGGCGCTGGAGAAATGGGTGGAGCTGGCCGGACTCACCGGCAAGCTCAAAGGCTTCTGA